The following coding sequences are from one Synergistales bacterium window:
- a CDS encoding GntR family transcriptional regulator, which translates to MNTEQPNQSAESRAKEQIARQILNHVSSPGNTVSENQLAEQLGMSRTPVRTAIRELIAEGLLERVQPKGYAVARLTGEDRKQVFQVRARLEGLAAEQTATRVTPQLRTQLESLQQEMAEIFQHWNREHFTECNNRFHTTIAEASGNPYIVRFLKQCYWRSQLYIYSYDAFFRDPSEPQQQSYDGPYGFTYYDHGSITEAILAGEPEAAREAMERHIWTSYESLNRRE; encoded by the coding sequence ATGAATACGGAACAGCCGAACCAGAGTGCCGAGAGCAGAGCCAAGGAGCAGATCGCCCGGCAGATCCTCAACCACGTGTCCTCTCCGGGGAACACCGTCAGCGAGAATCAGCTGGCGGAGCAGCTGGGCATGAGCCGGACCCCCGTGCGCACCGCCATCCGCGAGCTGATCGCCGAGGGGCTTCTCGAACGGGTCCAGCCCAAGGGATACGCAGTGGCCCGGCTGACCGGCGAGGACCGCAAGCAGGTCTTCCAGGTCCGCGCAAGGCTTGAGGGGTTGGCTGCGGAGCAGACGGCGACCCGCGTCACGCCGCAGCTGCGGACCCAGTTGGAGAGCCTGCAGCAGGAAATGGCGGAGATCTTCCAGCACTGGAACCGCGAACACTTTACCGAATGCAACAACCGTTTCCATACCACCATCGCCGAGGCCAGCGGCAACCCGTACATCGTGCGTTTCCTCAAGCAGTGCTACTGGCGCTCACAGCTCTATATCTATTCCTACGACGCCTTTTTCCGCGATCCCTCGGAGCCGCAGCAGCAATCCTACGACGGTCCCTACGGATTCACCTACTACGACCATGGCTCGATCACCGAGGCCATCCTCGCCGGAGAGCCTGAGGCCGCGCGGGAAGCCATGGAACGGCACATCTGGACCTCCTACGAATCCCTGAACCGCCGGGAGTGA
- a CDS encoding UPF0182 family protein: MMTPNWKFNGNWNSGEEHSRPRPPSLPPGLGKKIAIPVIAVLALLIGSPLLSKFYTELLWFKATEYEGVFWIRLWPQWALFLIAAAMGFVILVANWRFAHRSATSDLPPDDQTSPLLFPGAKWILLGLAALVALNSGAGAKENWIMILQYFNKTPFGTEDPIFGKDVTFYVFQLPFFRFLRGWLQGIIILSLFGTAAIYGLGKMREIQQQQRFSISRTAQTHLAALAAILALLFGLGFWLQRYNLLFSESGVVFGAGYTDIHARLLALNVMAILTVVVGGLILYTIRKRTWKSAAVLIAFWVGTSVILQGIYPGIIQKYLVGPNEFQREQEYINYNIDGTLEGYGLSNLKTESMTPEQSVTREEVNANPGTMNNIRLWDYAPLLRSFKQLQEIRSYYDFPDVDIDRYHLDGAYRQVMVAARELDMNKLQNPTWVNRHLEFTHGYGIVMSPVNESTESGLPNFFIEDLPPKIGVPLSIDRPQIYYGENPSPYALVNTEVAEFDYPMGAQNARTHYSGSGGVPIGSTLNQLAFTLRFTDTELLFTGSLKDESRIMFYRNVQERLRKVAPFLLFDTDPYLSVIDGRLVWIQDAYTTSDSYPYSQPVNLGGGRDRRGTNINYIRNSVKATVDAYDGNMTFYIADTDDPVIRTWSKVFPGLFEPMDAMSEGLRSHIRYPMALFQIQSEVYRTYHMTNANTFYNKEDVWRLATEGPQLSEPYYVIMRLQEEGDEEYALISPFMPVGRDNMIAWMAGRSDGDKYGELLLYKFPKQTLVYGPSQIEALIDQNPEISAQLSLWSQRGSNVIRGNMLIIPISNSLLYVQPLYLRAERGELPELKRVILSTGDKIVWDQTLDGALRKLLGEKPATVTQPGEEEREGAAEQKAGTPLTGDMQSLIRRAGEHYEKAQEALRSGDWETYGEEMDAVGKTLRHLKGLPEEGPAAPQPTGTATPQPQSMEELPRTETESQPQIGTEAPTDNQ; encoded by the coding sequence ATGATGACACCCAATTGGAAGTTCAACGGAAACTGGAACAGTGGTGAGGAGCATTCCCGCCCCCGGCCGCCCAGTCTGCCGCCCGGTCTGGGCAAGAAGATCGCAATCCCTGTCATTGCGGTATTGGCGCTTTTGATAGGATCGCCGCTCTTGTCCAAATTCTATACCGAGCTGCTCTGGTTCAAGGCAACGGAGTATGAAGGCGTTTTCTGGATCCGTCTGTGGCCGCAGTGGGCACTCTTCCTGATCGCTGCCGCCATGGGTTTTGTGATTCTTGTGGCAAACTGGCGCTTCGCCCACCGGTCGGCGACCTCCGATCTCCCTCCGGATGATCAGACATCGCCGCTGCTCTTCCCCGGCGCGAAGTGGATCCTCCTGGGTCTGGCGGCGCTTGTGGCGCTGAACAGCGGCGCAGGGGCGAAGGAAAACTGGATCATGATCCTGCAGTACTTCAACAAGACGCCCTTTGGCACGGAGGATCCCATCTTCGGCAAGGACGTTACGTTCTACGTCTTCCAGCTGCCCTTCTTCCGCTTCCTGCGGGGGTGGCTGCAGGGGATCATTATCCTGTCGCTCTTCGGCACCGCCGCCATCTACGGCCTGGGCAAGATGCGGGAGATCCAGCAACAGCAGCGCTTCTCCATCTCCCGAACCGCGCAGACCCACCTGGCGGCCCTGGCGGCCATTCTGGCCCTGCTGTTCGGCCTGGGATTCTGGCTGCAGCGGTACAACCTGCTCTTCTCCGAGAGCGGTGTGGTCTTCGGCGCCGGCTACACGGACATCCACGCCCGGCTCCTGGCGCTGAACGTGATGGCCATCCTCACGGTGGTGGTCGGCGGACTGATCCTCTACACCATCCGCAAGCGCACCTGGAAGTCCGCGGCCGTCCTGATCGCCTTCTGGGTGGGCACCTCGGTGATCCTGCAGGGCATCTACCCGGGGATCATCCAGAAATACCTGGTGGGACCCAACGAGTTCCAGCGCGAACAGGAGTACATCAACTACAACATCGACGGAACCCTGGAAGGCTACGGCCTCAGCAACCTCAAAACGGAATCCATGACGCCGGAACAGTCGGTCACCCGCGAGGAAGTGAACGCTAACCCGGGAACAATGAACAACATCCGTCTCTGGGACTACGCCCCGCTGCTGCGCAGCTTCAAGCAGCTGCAGGAGATCCGCTCCTACTACGACTTCCCCGATGTGGATATCGACCGCTACCATCTCGACGGAGCCTACCGCCAGGTCATGGTCGCCGCCCGGGAGCTGGACATGAACAAGCTCCAGAATCCCACCTGGGTCAACCGGCACCTGGAGTTCACGCACGGGTACGGCATTGTCATGAGTCCCGTGAACGAGAGCACCGAAAGCGGGCTGCCCAATTTCTTCATCGAGGATCTGCCGCCGAAGATCGGCGTGCCCCTTTCCATCGACAGGCCGCAGATCTACTACGGGGAGAACCCCTCACCCTACGCCCTCGTCAACACCGAGGTGGCGGAGTTCGACTATCCCATGGGGGCGCAGAACGCCCGGACCCACTACAGCGGCAGCGGCGGGGTGCCCATCGGATCGACGCTGAATCAGCTGGCCTTCACCCTCCGTTTCACCGACACGGAGCTGCTCTTTACGGGCTCACTCAAGGACGAAAGCCGCATCATGTTCTACCGCAATGTGCAGGAGCGGCTGCGGAAGGTCGCGCCCTTCCTGCTCTTCGACACCGATCCCTACCTCTCGGTGATCGACGGCCGTCTGGTGTGGATCCAGGACGCCTACACCACCTCCGACAGCTACCCCTACTCGCAGCCGGTGAACCTCGGCGGCGGCCGGGACCGCAGGGGGACGAACATCAACTACATCAGAAACAGCGTGAAGGCCACGGTGGACGCCTACGACGGCAACATGACCTTCTACATCGCCGATACGGATGATCCGGTGATCCGCACCTGGTCGAAGGTCTTCCCCGGCCTCTTCGAGCCCATGGACGCCATGTCCGAGGGCCTGCGGAGCCATATCCGCTATCCCATGGCGCTCTTCCAGATCCAGAGCGAGGTCTATCGCACCTACCACATGACCAACGCCAACACCTTCTACAACAAGGAGGACGTCTGGCGGCTGGCCACGGAGGGACCCCAGCTCTCGGAGCCCTACTACGTCATCATGCGGCTCCAGGAGGAAGGCGACGAGGAGTACGCGCTGATCTCGCCCTTCATGCCCGTGGGACGTGACAACATGATCGCCTGGATGGCCGGGCGCTCCGACGGCGACAAGTACGGCGAGCTGCTGCTCTACAAGTTCCCCAAGCAGACCCTGGTCTACGGGCCGTCGCAGATCGAGGCGCTCATCGACCAGAACCCCGAGATTTCGGCCCAGCTCTCGCTCTGGAGCCAGCGCGGCTCCAACGTGATCCGGGGGAACATGCTCATCATCCCCATCAGCAATTCGCTGCTCTACGTACAGCCGCTCTATCTGCGGGCCGAGCGGGGCGAGCTGCCGGAGCTGAAACGGGTGATCCTCTCCACAGGCGACAAGATCGTCTGGGACCAGACGCTCGACGGAGCACTGCGCAAGCTTCTGGGCGAGAAACCGGCGACTGTCACCCAGCCCGGCGAGGAAGAGAGAGAAGGAGCCGCCGAACAGAAGGCCGGCACACCTCTTACCGGGGATATGCAGAGCCTGATCCGGCGGGCCGGTGAGCATTACGAGAAGGCCCAGGAGGCGCTCCGCTCCGGTGACTGGGAGACCTACGGAGAGGAAATGGACGCCGTCGGCAAGACGCTGCGTCATCTGAAGGGACTGCCTGAGGAGGGACCCGCCGCACCCCAACCCACGGGGACGGCAACACCCCAGCCGCAGAGCATGGAGGAGCTGCCCCGAACAGAGACCGAATCGCAGCCGCAGATCGGGACAGAGGCGCCTACGGACAACCAGTAA
- a CDS encoding transporter substrate-binding domain-containing protein: MKKTLFVLFAGALALTLLAGSAFAAQSTIDKVLEEKKIVIGTAPGYLPFEMKDGEGNFMGYDVDLGRAIAEDLGVEVEFKQFEFSGLIPALQVGEIDLLIAGMTIRGDRALAVSFPDPYYATGQVVMVPAGDSTTESWEDLDKPGKRIALSQGTTGALLAKEIFDEAQILDFPTFPEAAAALVQGAADGIIYDEPGVRMYEAMHPESVRGIYDLISCENLGIGVRHNDFATIQWLNSFQQNYLGSPEELASRAKWFESTEWMEKMEQK; the protein is encoded by the coding sequence GTGAAAAAGACACTGTTTGTTTTGTTCGCAGGGGCACTCGCCCTGACACTGCTCGCCGGAAGCGCATTCGCCGCCCAGTCCACCATCGACAAGGTGCTGGAGGAGAAGAAGATCGTCATCGGAACCGCCCCCGGGTATCTCCCCTTTGAGATGAAAGACGGCGAAGGAAACTTCATGGGCTACGACGTCGACCTGGGCCGGGCCATCGCCGAGGATCTCGGTGTTGAGGTGGAATTCAAGCAGTTTGAGTTCTCCGGCCTGATTCCGGCGCTGCAGGTGGGCGAGATCGATCTGCTCATCGCAGGCATGACCATCCGGGGCGACCGCGCCCTGGCGGTGAGCTTCCCCGACCCCTACTACGCCACGGGCCAGGTCGTCATGGTCCCGGCGGGCGACAGCACCACCGAATCCTGGGAAGACCTGGACAAACCGGGCAAGCGCATCGCCCTCTCCCAGGGAACCACCGGCGCTCTGCTTGCCAAGGAGATCTTTGACGAGGCCCAGATCCTGGACTTCCCCACCTTCCCCGAGGCAGCCGCCGCCCTCGTGCAGGGTGCCGCCGACGGGATCATCTACGACGAACCGGGTGTGCGGATGTACGAGGCCATGCATCCCGAATCGGTCCGCGGTATCTACGACCTCATCAGCTGCGAGAACCTCGGCATCGGCGTCCGGCACAACGACTTCGCCACCATCCAGTGGCTCAACTCCTTCCAGCAGAACTACCTGGGCAGCCCGGAAGAACTGGCATCCCGGGCCAAGTGGTTCGAGTCCACCGAGTGGATGGAGAAGATGGAGCAGAAATAG
- a CDS encoding amino acid ABC transporter permease, with product MYTTDWDVIINNLPLFLEGALLTLKISFLSLVLSIPIGAFAGLCRVSRNRVINFIASCYVEFFRGVPLLVLLMWIFFVLGRFLRLGSYWSAIAGLAIFSGAFVAEIVRAGIQAIPRGQMESARATGMTYGQAMKLVILPQAVRKVLPPLASQFIILIKDSSLVSVISVVDLTLIGKNLVATTFRSIEVYSFIAVIYFTMTFSLSKFIAFFERRIVRE from the coding sequence GTGTACACAACCGACTGGGACGTGATCATCAATAACCTTCCTCTCTTTCTGGAAGGTGCCCTGCTGACGCTGAAGATCTCCTTTCTGTCCCTTGTCCTGAGCATTCCCATCGGCGCCTTCGCCGGCCTCTGCAGGGTTTCAAGAAACCGGGTCATCAACTTCATTGCATCCTGTTATGTCGAATTCTTCCGGGGGGTACCCCTGCTTGTCCTCCTGATGTGGATCTTCTTCGTCCTCGGGAGGTTCCTCCGCCTGGGCTCCTACTGGTCGGCCATCGCCGGCCTGGCCATCTTCTCCGGGGCCTTTGTGGCGGAGATCGTCCGCGCCGGCATCCAGGCCATCCCGCGGGGGCAGATGGAATCGGCCCGGGCCACGGGCATGACCTACGGCCAGGCCATGAAACTGGTCATCCTGCCCCAGGCGGTGCGCAAGGTGCTGCCGCCGCTGGCGTCGCAGTTCATTATCCTCATCAAGGACTCCTCGCTGGTTTCCGTGATCTCCGTGGTGGACCTCACGCTGATCGGAAAGAACCTTGTGGCCACCACCTTCCGCTCCATCGAGGTCTATTCCTTTATCGCCGTCATCTACTTTACAATGACGTTCTCGCTTTCGAAGTTCATCGCCTTCTTCGAGCGAAGAATCGTACGGGAGTAA
- a CDS encoding amino acid ABC transporter ATP-binding protein — protein MNDNIAISIRNVSKSFGSLQVLKDINFDIPSSQVFAFIGPSGAGKSTLVRTINGLEGIDEGEILVEGVSVHDRKTNVNKVRTNIGFVAQSFNLYPHLDVLNNVTLAPRNVRGIGKEEAEQHGRETLASLGLADKETAYPSRLSGGQQQRVAIARALAMEPSVILFDEPTSALDPELIKEVLDAMRQLAHTGLTMVVVTHEMNFAREICNQIVFMDYGKVLEVLPPGEFFSNPRTDRAREFLSKILHH, from the coding sequence ATGAACGACAACATCGCCATCTCAATCAGAAACGTCTCCAAGAGCTTCGGATCCCTGCAGGTGCTGAAGGATATCAACTTCGACATCCCCAGCTCCCAGGTCTTCGCCTTCATCGGGCCCAGCGGAGCCGGGAAGAGCACGCTGGTCCGGACCATCAACGGGCTGGAAGGTATCGACGAGGGGGAGATCCTCGTGGAGGGGGTCTCCGTCCACGACCGGAAGACCAATGTCAACAAGGTGCGCACCAACATCGGCTTTGTGGCCCAGTCCTTCAACCTCTATCCCCACCTGGACGTGCTGAACAATGTCACGCTGGCCCCGCGCAACGTCAGGGGCATCGGGAAAGAGGAGGCCGAACAGCATGGCCGGGAGACCCTGGCCTCCCTGGGACTGGCCGACAAGGAAACCGCCTACCCCAGCCGCCTCTCGGGGGGACAGCAGCAGCGGGTAGCCATCGCCAGAGCCCTGGCCATGGAACCCAGCGTGATCCTCTTCGACGAGCCCACCTCGGCGCTGGATCCCGAGCTGATCAAGGAGGTCCTGGACGCCATGCGGCAGCTGGCGCACACCGGGCTGACCATGGTGGTGGTGACCCACGAGATGAACTTCGCCCGGGAGATCTGCAACCAGATCGTCTTCATGGACTACGGGAAGGTGCTGGAGGTCCTGCCGCCGGGGGAATTCTTCTCCAATCCCCGCACCGACCGGGCCAGGGAGTTCCTCAGCAAGATCCTCCACCACTGA
- a CDS encoding ribonuclease H-like YkuK family protein, whose protein sequence is MKRIFISPTYGPMTFRDMMDDIAGFVGSESGRYRFIVGCDSQARQEGVRFVSAIVVHRVGKFGRYFWARELVPGIAKMSFKERIFEETSRSIELGNKIMGYIDEKRYRIIRNKKQMEIHLDVGYNGRTSEIINAVIGMVKAYGYTHCVKPDSWGACSVADRYSK, encoded by the coding sequence ATGAAACGTATCTTTATCTCCCCCACCTATGGACCGATGACCTTCCGCGATATGATGGACGACATCGCCGGGTTTGTCGGCTCCGAAAGCGGTCGGTACCGATTTATCGTCGGCTGCGACAGCCAGGCGCGGCAGGAGGGGGTCCGCTTCGTCAGTGCCATTGTGGTGCACCGGGTCGGCAAGTTCGGGCGCTATTTCTGGGCCCGGGAGCTGGTTCCCGGCATCGCCAAGATGAGCTTCAAGGAGCGGATCTTCGAGGAGACCTCCCGGAGCATCGAGCTGGGCAACAAGATCATGGGCTATATCGACGAGAAGCGGTACAGGATCATCCGCAACAAGAAGCAGATGGAGATCCACCTGGACGTGGGCTACAACGGGCGGACCAGCGAGATCATCAACGCCGTCATCGGCATGGTGAAGGCCTACGGCTACACCCACTGCGTCAAGCCCGATTCCTGGGGAGCCTGCTCCGTAGCCGACCGCTACAGCAAATAA
- a CDS encoding DUF4438 domain-containing protein, producing the protein MLRTNRDKTVAFALQCQPGQPRSKGNWGVDDEGAPFLLPGIGGITLNVQVGDSAFGWSGDHVEPGVSCTADTNKPFDHPNISLQLYACAGNRARVTSGEAKGATGRVVGHHGGSEHVIVDFPREAKEQMTYSDTIMITGRGQGLKLLDHPDIHLFNLDPDFLDAMNIEEEEGRLRVPVTTMVPAVCMGSGVGAAHVGKGDYDIMTTDRETVEQYGIDKIRFGDIVALLNHDNRYGRAYRKGAVSIGIVVHSDCLRAGHGPGVATLMTAGSPLIEPVLDPRAGMADLLGIGTQTD; encoded by the coding sequence ATGCTTCGTACAAACCGCGACAAGACCGTAGCCTTCGCCCTGCAGTGCCAGCCCGGCCAGCCCCGCTCCAAGGGCAACTGGGGCGTCGACGACGAAGGCGCACCCTTTCTGCTCCCCGGCATCGGGGGCATCACCCTGAATGTCCAGGTAGGCGATTCCGCCTTCGGCTGGTCCGGCGACCACGTGGAGCCGGGGGTGAGCTGCACGGCCGACACCAACAAGCCCTTCGACCACCCCAACATCTCGCTGCAGCTCTACGCCTGCGCGGGCAACCGGGCCCGGGTCACCTCCGGCGAGGCCAAGGGGGCCACCGGCAGGGTGGTGGGCCACCACGGCGGCTCGGAGCACGTGATCGTGGACTTCCCCAGAGAGGCCAAGGAGCAGATGACCTACAGCGACACCATCATGATCACCGGCCGGGGACAGGGGCTGAAGCTCCTGGACCACCCCGACATCCATCTGTTCAACCTGGACCCGGACTTCCTGGACGCCATGAACATCGAAGAGGAAGAGGGGAGACTCCGCGTGCCGGTGACCACCATGGTGCCCGCCGTCTGTATGGGCTCCGGCGTCGGTGCGGCCCACGTGGGCAAGGGCGACTACGACATCATGACCACCGACCGGGAGACAGTGGAGCAGTACGGCATCGACAAGATCCGCTTCGGCGACATCGTGGCGCTGCTGAACCACGACAACCGCTACGGCCGGGCCTACCGCAAGGGGGCGGTGAGCATCGGCATCGTGGTGCACAGCGACTGCCTGCGCGCCGGCCACGGACCGGGGGTGGCCACGCTGATGACCGCCGGTTCGCCGCTGATCGAGCCCGTCCTGGATCCCAGGGCCGGCATGGCCGACCTGCTGGGGATCGGCACCCAGACAGACTAA
- a CDS encoding saccharopine dehydrogenase family protein has product MKKKVIVLGGGLVGSVMALDLGADDDYDVTVADRSAEAAAKIEKKSGGRVGTRQDVDFASPASIRDAVNDYDLVVGAVPGSMGYAMMGAVIEAGRSMSDISFMGEDYFQWDARAKEAGVTLMEDVGVTPGFSNVLIGSAVHELDEVEDIDIYVTGLPLCPEPPFNYKFVFSPDDCLEEYVRPVRLKENGKVITKPALADNEVYDFDLPGIDVPRMEGFLTDGLRSLLTTIPQATNIREKTLRYPGTAEKLAFLRDVGMFSLDTIEAGGVKVRPRDVFASLAFPRMTLGEEEREFTFLELDVKGKKDGKATTYRFSMYDERDDDTGYTSMARTTGFPCVIMARLIAEGIVDRPGVNAPEHIGDNPKAVQRFIAEMEQRGVTVRKEILN; this is encoded by the coding sequence GTGAAGAAGAAGGTAATCGTGCTCGGCGGCGGTCTGGTGGGCTCCGTCATGGCGCTGGATCTGGGCGCCGACGACGACTACGACGTGACGGTGGCCGACAGGAGCGCCGAGGCGGCGGCGAAGATCGAGAAGAAGTCCGGCGGCAGGGTGGGCACCCGGCAGGATGTGGACTTCGCCTCGCCGGCGTCCATCCGGGACGCCGTGAACGACTACGATCTCGTGGTGGGGGCCGTGCCGGGCTCCATGGGCTACGCCATGATGGGCGCCGTCATCGAGGCGGGCAGAAGCATGTCGGACATCAGCTTCATGGGCGAGGACTACTTCCAGTGGGACGCCAGGGCCAAGGAGGCGGGCGTCACGCTGATGGAAGACGTGGGCGTCACGCCGGGCTTCTCCAATGTGCTGATCGGCAGCGCCGTCCACGAGCTGGACGAGGTGGAGGATATCGACATCTACGTAACAGGTCTGCCCCTCTGTCCGGAACCGCCGTTCAACTACAAGTTCGTCTTCTCCCCAGACGACTGCCTGGAGGAATACGTGCGGCCCGTACGGCTGAAGGAAAACGGCAAGGTGATCACCAAGCCGGCCCTGGCCGACAACGAGGTCTACGACTTCGACCTGCCCGGCATCGACGTCCCCCGGATGGAGGGCTTTCTCACCGACGGCCTCCGGTCGCTGCTCACCACCATCCCCCAGGCCACCAACATCCGGGAGAAGACGCTGCGCTATCCCGGTACCGCGGAGAAGCTGGCCTTCCTGCGCGACGTGGGGATGTTCTCGCTGGATACCATCGAGGCCGGCGGCGTGAAGGTGCGCCCCCGGGACGTCTTCGCCTCCCTGGCCTTCCCCAGGATGACCCTCGGCGAGGAGGAGCGGGAGTTCACCTTCCTGGAGCTCGACGTGAAGGGCAAGAAGGACGGCAAGGCCACCACCTACCGCTTCTCCATGTACGACGAGCGGGACGACGACACGGGCTACACCTCCATGGCCCGCACCACCGGCTTCCCCTGCGTGATCATGGCGCGGCTGATCGCCGAAGGCATCGTGGACCGGCCGGGCGTCAACGCACCGGAACACATCGGCGACAACCCCAAAGCGGTGCAGCGCTTCATCGCAGAGATGGAACAGCGCGGCGTCACCGTCCGCAAGGAGATCCTGAACTAG
- a CDS encoding GntR family transcriptional regulator, whose amino-acid sequence MTQEKGSREEATYERIRNAILLHRIRPGERLSEPLIAKQLQVSRTPVRAALRRLASEGLVEIRPNSGAEVVAPSTTTVREVSCMRMLLEPEAAALAAAQQEREATADALRSAVECEEEAFRKRHIDGYIRANHHFHHCLAEASGNRLLQQDIERYLNMSDILLYLLDPFYEVADEEMASPEEHRAIIGALQKGDAATVRDRMRHHIAHSSWYLETDDDDAVESLQRRLSTDPFAEL is encoded by the coding sequence ATGACACAGGAGAAGGGGTCCCGCGAAGAGGCAACCTACGAACGCATCCGCAACGCCATCCTGCTGCACCGGATCCGGCCGGGCGAACGGCTCTCGGAACCGCTGATCGCGAAACAGCTGCAGGTGAGCCGGACGCCGGTGCGTGCGGCGCTCCGCCGCCTGGCTTCGGAGGGGTTGGTGGAGATCCGGCCCAACTCGGGGGCCGAGGTGGTGGCGCCGTCGACCACCACGGTCCGGGAGGTCAGCTGTATGCGCATGCTCCTGGAGCCGGAGGCCGCCGCCCTCGCCGCGGCGCAGCAGGAGAGGGAAGCCACCGCCGATGCGCTCCGGAGTGCGGTGGAATGTGAGGAAGAGGCCTTCCGGAAGCGCCATATCGACGGCTACATCCGGGCCAACCACCACTTCCACCACTGTCTGGCCGAGGCGTCGGGCAATCGGCTGCTGCAGCAGGACATCGAGCGCTACCTCAACATGAGCGATATCCTGCTCTATCTGCTGGACCCCTTCTACGAGGTGGCCGACGAGGAGATGGCCTCGCCGGAGGAACACAGGGCGATCATCGGGGCACTGCAGAAAGGCGACGCCGCCACCGTCCGGGACCGGATGCGCCATCATATCGCCCACTCCAGCTGGTACCTGGAAACCGACGACGACGATGCCGTGGAGAGCCTCCAGCGACGGCTCTCCACCGATCCCTTCGCGGAACTGTAG
- a CDS encoding cysteine desulfurase-like protein: protein MAKLQEQYRDIVERRADFPSLERSYNGHQLAYLDGPGGTQTPRQVVDAVVWYYQTCNSNTHGFNITTNETDVVIEEARKAMADMLGAAGPQDISIGANMTSLAFALSRAFERIFQPGDEVLVTQLDHEANRGPWLTLRDSGVIVREVALGPDGTLDEEDMRTKVTERTRLMCMGLSANTIGTVNNVELARELTYKVGAWLLVDAVHYAPHFPIDVLDMGVDFLLCSAYKFYGPHVGILYSKEGTLGRLPVDRLRTQEQCFPFCIETGTLNHEGIAGVKATVDYIAGMGTGATRREQVVSAMERIFCYEHELAKTLYSGLATIPGLTLVGPTFDTKRRTPTVSFTLDSFDPIDVCKHLNEKGILAWDGHFYGIRPMEVLGLLDQGGVTRLGISLYNTEEEVQRTIAAVKELVS from the coding sequence ATGGCAAAGCTACAGGAACAGTACAGGGATATCGTCGAGCGGCGGGCGGACTTCCCGTCGCTGGAACGGAGCTACAACGGCCACCAGCTGGCCTATCTGGACGGCCCCGGCGGCACCCAGACGCCCAGGCAGGTGGTCGACGCCGTCGTCTGGTACTACCAGACCTGCAACAGCAACACCCACGGCTTCAACATCACCACCAACGAGACCGACGTGGTCATCGAGGAAGCCCGGAAGGCCATGGCCGACATGCTCGGCGCCGCCGGACCGCAGGACATCTCCATCGGCGCCAACATGACCTCTCTGGCCTTCGCCCTCAGCCGGGCCTTCGAGCGGATCTTCCAGCCCGGCGACGAGGTGCTTGTCACCCAGCTGGACCACGAGGCCAACCGGGGCCCCTGGCTGACCCTGCGCGACAGCGGCGTTATCGTCCGCGAGGTGGCCCTGGGACCCGACGGCACCCTGGACGAGGAGGACATGCGCACCAAGGTCACCGAGCGCACCCGTCTGATGTGCATGGGGCTGTCGGCCAACACCATCGGCACCGTCAACAATGTGGAGCTGGCCCGGGAGCTCACCTACAAGGTCGGCGCCTGGCTGCTGGTGGACGCCGTCCACTACGCGCCGCACTTCCCCATCGACGTCCTGGACATGGGCGTGGACTTCCTGCTCTGCTCGGCCTACAAGTTCTACGGCCCCCATGTGGGCATCCTCTACAGCAAGGAAGGCACCCTGGGCCGTCTGCCGGTGGACCGGCTGCGCACCCAGGAGCAGTGCTTCCCCTTCTGTATCGAGACGGGCACCCTGAACCACGAGGGCATCGCCGGCGTGAAGGCCACCGTGGACTACATCGCCGGCATGGGCACCGGGGCCACCAGGCGCGAGCAGGTGGTGAGCGCCATGGAACGCATCTTCTGCTACGAACACGAGCTGGCCAAAACACTCTACAGCGGTCTGGCCACCATCCCCGGCCTGACCCTGGTGGGCCCCACCTTCGACACCAAGCGCCGCACCCCCACCGTCTCCTTCACCCTGGACAGCTTTGACCCCATCGACGTCTGCAAGCATCTCAACGAGAAGGGTATCCTCGCCTGGGACGGCCACTTCTACGGCATCCGTCCCATGGAGGTGCTGGGTCTGCTGGACCAGGGCGGCGTCACGCGGCTGGGCATCTCCCTCTACAACACCGAGGAAGAGGTGCAGCGCACCATCGCCGCCGTGAAGGAGCTGGTCTCCTGA